A genomic stretch from Pochonia chlamydosporia 170 chromosome 4, whole genome shotgun sequence includes:
- a CDS encoding Hsp40 co-chaperone Jid1 (similar to Metarhizium acridum CQMa 102 XP_007813770.1): MLLKNSAGAIYSSTCSLPFILFPPSTIPTSTQSTKTKHPPARPRTHSSNRFTPQPSRRYATKPPNSNADLPPWPRSPHPTPYEIFGIQRGTPYTKRRFYQLVKLYHPDTHDKETTTPSPTLTHATRLERYHLIIAANDLLSDPNKRRLYDHHGIGWTDVHRAPNLREADKAWRHQPGNASRNATWEDWEAWRNARAGKPSEPMYMSNGTFAALVVCMCMIGALAQMNRAEAAGEQYVDFVQQKDWAIGQKMRDKSVAAAGRTKDERVDTFLRDRENLSFEFQPGRYDGPTSSGEYK; this comes from the coding sequence ATGCTCCTCAAAAACTCAGCTGGAGCGATATACTCCTCCACGTGCTCATTACCATTCATTTTATTCCCGCCATCTACCATCCCAACTTCGACCCAGAgcacaaaaacaaaacacccACCAGCGAGACCTCGTACACACTCATCAAACCGCTTCACACCCCAACCATCCCGCCGCTACGCAACAAAACCccccaactccaacgcaGACCTGCCCCCATGGCCACGATCGCCACACCCAACACCCTACGAAATATTCGGCATCCAACGCGGAACACCATACACAAAACGCCGTTTCTACCAACTAGTAAAGCTCTACCACCCCGACACGCACGACAAAGAAACCACAACCCCCTCCCCCACGCTCACCCACGCAACCCGCCTCGAGAGATACCATCTCATCATCGCAGCCAACGACCTCCTAAGCGACCCCAATAAACGCCGCCTCTACGACCACCACGGCATCGGCTGGACGGACGTCCACCGCGCCCCTAACCTCCGCGAGGCAGACAAAGCCTGGCGACACCAGCCCGGCAATGCCTCCCGCAATGCCACCTGGGAGGACTGGGAGGCGTGGCGCAACGCCCGCGCCGGCAAGCCCAGCGAGCCCATGTACATGAGCAACGGGACGTTTGCCGCCCTCGTGGTGTGCATGTGCATGATTGGGGCGCTGGCGCAGATGAACCGCGCGGAGGCGGCGGGCGAGCAGTACGTTGATTTCGTGCAGCAGAAGGATTGGGCGATAGGCCAGAAGATGAGGGATAAGAgtgtggcggcggcggggagGACAAAGGACGAGAGGGTGGACACGTTTTTGAGGGATAGGGAGAATTTGTCGTTTGAGTTTCAGCCTGGGAGGTATGATGGGCCTACCTCTTCGGGGGAGTATAAGTGA
- a CDS encoding glycoside hydrolase family 16 protein (similar to Metarhizium robertsii ARSEF 23 XP_007820923.1) has protein sequence MLHPYWTVWLATLVAASLKDLANCDPLRKDMHCPPDPAFAGKASYDFTTSNWDNLHDFWSVDKATSNDKRKLDFQTGGNGAAMGMWKPGDAPTLVSNKYLLFGKVSVTLQAAKGKGLITAVVLKSDSGDEIDWELLGAYDNQAQTNYFYDGQALFNTYNDTYELSTSSFAAFQKYSLEWTDQFLSFSINDTIRKIWYVGEIPPGKWPQTPMQVKLGVWSVSNDSDHGEIEWAGGVPDWGSGPYRGYFKSVEVEDYMGFCNQTDGYVEYQYDERTEGWQKIRIAGCKNRPGAELPTPSPVESGDATATKTDGEGPEESGGGDDEGGSCLSMTVSSTMAAVLGLGWILIL, from the exons ATGCTTCACCCATATTGGACGGTATGGCTGGCTACCCTCGTGGCCGCTAGTCTAAAAGACCTAGCCAACTGCGATCCCCTGCGAAAAGACATGC ACTGCCCTCCTGATCCGGCATTTGCTGGCAAAGCCTCATATGACTTCACCACATCCAACTGGGACAACCTCCATGATTTCTGGAGCGTCGACAAAGCAACATCCAATGACAAGAGAAAGCTAGATTTCCAGACTGGCGGCAACGGAGCCGCCATGGGAATGTGGAAGCCAGGCGATGCCCCAACTCTCGTCAGCAACAAATACCTCCTCTTCGGTAAAGTCAGTGTCACGCTACAAGCCGCCAAGGGTAAAGGTCTCATAACAGCCGTGGTGTTGAAATCCGACTCGGGCGATGAAATAGACTGG GAACTTCTCGGCGCATACGACAATCAAGCGCAAACAAACTACTTCTACGACGGCCAGGCCCTCTTCAACACCTACAACGACACCTACGAGCTAAGCACCTCGTCCTTTGCCGCGTTTCAAAAATACTCCCTCGAATGGACAGACCAGTtcctcagcttctccatcaacgacaccatCCGCAAGATATGGTACGTCGGCGAGATTCCACCGGGCAAATGGCCCCAGACCCCTATGCAGGTGAAACTGGGTGTGTGGTCCGTCAGCAACGACAGCGACCACGGCGAGATTGAATGGGCTGGCGGCGTGCCTGACTGGGGGTCCGGTCCGTACCGGGGATACTTTAAGAGTGTCGAGGTTGAGGACTACATGGGCTTTTGTAACCAGACGGACGGGTATGTCGAGTACCAGTATGATGAGAGGACGGAGGGATGGCAGAAGATTAGGATAGCTGGGTGTAAGAACCGGCCGGGAGCTGAGTTACCTACGCCTAGTCCCGTGGAGAGTGGCGATGCTACGGCGACAAAGACTGATGGTGAAGGTCCAGAGGAGTCTGGGggaggtgatgatgaaggcggTTCGTGTTTGTCCATGACGGTTTCTTCGACTATGGCTGCTGTGTTGGGTTTGGGGTGGATTTTGATTCTGTAG
- a CDS encoding methylglutaconyl-CoA hydratase precursor (similar to Metarhizium acridum CQMa 102 XP_007813772.1) yields the protein MPPRISLPRAATPFIRRLYSTETEPLIRVTNIPSQSSGHIRVLELNRPKARNAISKGLLSALRAEVDDLHAQYGPNGEETGVTRPGVGAELGPTRALVLASAVDACFCAGADLKERKGFTQEETTQFLSNLRGTFTALSNLQIPTISAISSLALGGGLELALSTHFRVLSSNAIIGLPETRLGIIPGAGGTHRLPAIIGVSRARDLILTGRRVAAPEAYFLGIADRLVEVVPEDERDGSDILSAARKTTLAEAVRLAQEICEGGPVAIRAGLQAVAWARQEKENEMYERVVATEDRNEALKAFQEKRKPIFKGR from the exons ATGCCTCCCCGAATCTCGCTCCCTCGTGCCGCCACACCATTCATCCGCCGCCTCTACTCCACCGAAACCGAACCTCTCATCCGCGTCACCAACATCCCCTCCCAATCCTCCGGCCACATCCGCGTCCTCGAGCTCAACCGCCCCAAGGCCCGAAACGCCATCTCCAAGGGCCTCCTGTCCGCTCTGCGCGCCGAAGTCGACGACCTCCACGCGCAGTATGGCCCCAATGGCGAGGAGACGGGCGTGACGCGGCCAGGTGTTGGCGCGGAATTGGGTCCCACGAGGGCGCTCGTCCTGGCGAGTGCTGTCGATGCTTGCTTTTGCGCGGGTGCCGAtttgaaggagaggaagggATTCACACAAGAAGA AACAACACAATTCCTCTCCAACCTCCGCGGCACATTCACGGCCCTCTCCAACCTTCAAATCCCCACCATATCAGCTATTTCGTCCCTCGCTCTTGGCGGTGGCCTTGAACTCGCCTTGTCCACCCACTTCCGTGTCCTGTcgtccaacgccatcatcggcCTCCCAGAAACTCGCCTCGGCATTATCCCCGGCGCGGGCGGCACGCACCGTCTTCcagccatcattggcgtCTCCCGAGCCCGCGACTTGATCCTCACGGGCCGTCGTGTCGCCGCCCCGGAGGCATACTTCCTTGGAATCGCAGATCGCCTGGTCGAGGTCGTCCCTGAAGATGAGCGCGACGGTTCGGATATTCTGTCTGCGGCTCGTAAAACTACGCTGGCTGAGGCCGTTAGACTCGCCCAGGAGATTTGTGAGGGCGGGCCAGTTGCCATTCGTGCTGGGTTGCAGGCTGTGGCTTGGGCGAGAcaggagaaggagaatgAGATGTATGAGAGGGTCGTTGCGACCGAGGATAGGAATGAGGCGCTCAAGGCGTtccaggagaagaggaagcctATTTTCAAGGGACGATAA
- a CDS encoding ankyrin repeat-containing protein (similar to Metarhizium acridum CQMa 102 XP_007813775.1) yields the protein MPCTAKSSRNRLAARPPAKRRKMNTQTKLDVTPGQYETPARYKAYLSNLPNEIKHILVSFMPEGSLHNLARCNSLWNAVATPALYRLDAKHGNSTAIRWAVTDCAAKDMDIALKILRKSVSFKGNVNAVHEQNGHATALHYAAAYARHKLIEELFRLGAKPGVWCSGVDWFKKLDIPGLNRTMKCQYKWFSKVPRRWGFSALTIAIILKDKATAKLFLRAGASCVVALDEEEYRADVEHPLEEAITVYHLLAAAEADIIPGWFRLFQRSNSTNVINARMPYWGTALHLAVNLGNGSAFDIILSRGEGIMPDLPNQAIETPMLTAIRKAFEINDNMKPAKRKAIIEWIPKLLHAGALINPAPNAAAAPLAYALREFEFQTSIVPKTAKRVIEILVDIGGADIDWRRGNRDTLLQDFCAQIVARRGSTKMEEILEYLISRGGNLNAAPGLLRGVSIMFDSIMAITGPTGSKSLMSYHKIILESGARLLPNEVPAVFRTWYKGDMLNKSKIYNIMQHKQHIDQPGIDLAWEHAIVKRDEKLLHAMHADGLMPSKGDSLIHGVIECQAQRFWPAIMDIQFNPNCLDVNAHGGSLLHTLVRAVHEPPCERSQFIMPNKAVQIAHSLIEKGTSTLIRDNAGILALELFDEFGIEKQQKLRATLLEAYFQETKDSHRD from the coding sequence ATGCCTTGCACAGCCAAATCATCTAGGAATCGTCTGGCTGCTCGGCCGCCAGCGAAGAGGAGAAAGATGAACACGCAAACAAAACTGGACGTGACACCGGGACAGTACGAGACCCCGGCACGATACAAGGCATACCTTAGCAATTTGCCAAATGAAATTAAGCACATTCTTGTCAGTTTCATGCCTGAGGGCTCGCTTCACAATCTGGCCAGATGCAACTCCCTTTGGAACGCTGTTGCAACACCTGCACTGTACAGGCTCGACGCCAAACATGGAAACTCGACCGCGATACGATGGGCTGTCACCGACTGTGCAGCaaaagacatggacattgcCTTGAAGATATTGAGAAAGTCTGTCAGCTTCAAGGGAAATGTGAATGCCGTCCACGAACAGAACGGGCATGCGACGGCGTTACACTACGCAGCAGCCTATGCAAGGCACAAACTTATTGAAGAACTATTCAGATTGGGCGCGAAGCCCGGCGTTTGGTGCTCTGGAGTCGATTGGTTCAAAAAGCTTGACATACCTGGACTGAACCGCACCATGAAGTGCCAGTATAAATGGTTCTCAAAAGTTCCCAGACGCTGGGGATTTTCAGCTCTCACTATAGCAATCATTCTGAAGGACAAAGCCACAGCTAAGTTGTTTCTTCGGGCGGGAGCATCCTGCGTCGTCGCgctggacgaagaagaataTCGGGCAGACGTGGAACACCCTCTTGAGGAAGCCATCACGGTGTATCAtctccttgccgccgccgaagccgACATCATCCCCGGATGGTTCAGACTGTTTCAACGttccaacagcaccaacgTGATCAATGCTCGAATGCCGTACTGGGGCACGGCATTGCACCTGGCGGTGAATTTGGGAAATGGCTCAGCATTCGACATAATTCTCAGTCGGGGCGAGGGCATAATGCCCGATCTTCCAAACCAGGCGATAGAGACGCCAATGCTCACAGCAATCAGGAAGGCATTTGAAATAAATGACAACATGAAGCCTGCAAAACGAAAGGCCATTATAGAATGGATCCCGAAATTATTGCACGCGGGTGCGCTTATCAACCCGGCGCCAAACGCTGCGGCCGCGCCACTGGCGTACGCGTTGAGAGAGTTCGAGTTCCAAACCTCTATTGTGCCGAAAACTGCCAAGAGAGTCATCGAGATTCTTGTGGACATTGGAGGAGCAGATATCGATTGGAGACGTGGAAATAGGGACACGCTTCTACAAGACTTTTGCGCCCAAATTGTGGCAAGAAGGGGTTCCACGAAAATGGAGGAGATACTAGAGTACCTAATTTCCAGAGGAGGAAACCTGAACGCCGCTCCAGGTCTTCTAAGAGGAGTATCCATCATGTTTGATTCAATCATGGCCATCACTGGACCGACGGGATCGAAGTCACTCATGTCATATCATAAGATCATCCTGGAATCTGGGGCAAGGCTCCTACCAAATGAAGTTCCAGCCGTCTTTCGAACATGGTACAAAGGCGACATGCTGAACAAGTCCAAGATCTACAATATAATGCAGCACAAGCAACACATTGATCAGCCAGGAATAGACTTGGCCTGGGAACACGCCATCGTGAAGCGAGATGAAAAGCTCCTCCACGCCATGCACGCCGATGGTCTGATGCCTTCCAAAGGAGATTCCCTCATTCACGGAGTGATTGAGTGCCAGGCTCAACGATTCTGGCCTGCAATCATGGACATACAATTCAACCCCAATTGCCTCGACGTCAACGCCCATGGTGGAAGCCTGCTCCATACTCTGGTGCGAGCGGTTCACGAGCCTCCCTGTGAGCGGAGCCAGTTCATTATGCCAAATAAGGCGGTGCAAATTGCCCATTCTCTCATCGAAAAGGGCACTTCGACTTTGATTCGAGATAATGCTGGGATACTAGCTCTGGAGTTGTTTGACGAGTTTGGGATTGAGAAACAACAGAAATTACGTGCTACGCTTCTTGAAGCGTATTTTCAAGAGACCAAAGATTCACATCGAGATTGA
- a CDS encoding ubiquitin hydrolase (similar to Cordyceps militaris CM01 XP_006669054.1): MTGHYDLRSQGQEPSPYATLPGTSPAGFVQHNMTAMKSNLAPGREIAGCNPSRWVYELLNNNFTVCDLFERARHAKLQSTYTWDHPHKLVMNGNQSFSTPSSRILSSICLDCHFHFVFKMTWDVTHNYGLCDQNQSSWPLRDNQFPWHHLVWVGSASDQDIAQDNTKHCPLLAREHFVCSAPPCTFQVTLEVSEPRMPQAWVKLLLDREAICEQLRVAKEQEPSRYEGATDEWAYQATLNLNTYLKNLLESSPEDARSISKRNKRFAVLFGPRCFDMFRQLEFTEKVDVRDGVDEGSFTPSPPPPAGGPTGVTEIGTYRSYLEDVRAEVQCLIHKAGQAAEKPTIITPVLHADLGCQEVPNAATNALVNVERYKLIGVLPNQSREAVVNAYKRQWDLLPNRRRALVDAIMGIANDTGDELLSDYAITQSSVFDNQAHIPATNDDDGLVPQALNFLSLQPPNNYSADSLIQAFRQKLARDPADATTARSMLLLIAQNSNDDIYQAQLLMEADAKMSLETSRTILDLKNTDAPWETVYEATKKKIEASKSKEATQVYLDALEAIADHTSSPALKQAAMELRQENGIYGVKAKDDNAPVNYALPVGLHNIGNTCYLNSLLQYLFTVKPVRDIVLNYDDVKLALDDESIKSRLLGGNKMQMDRGEAVVAQAFAKELSELFQNLKAAKQSATKPSQRLANAVLLSTHTLLHNPKQSSEQPIGPQPPPLPARPSPAPPAQAAEDVDMANVSVTDVPDVSEMASTSSSRTLVDQEDARSDHSYEKVETVQGSGQPAGVTDVTTSKDNNTQEADKSTEIPTQAKDTEAAIAVPKDAVGGSQDVDMADAVEPETVDQKVLNALEHQKRSSGTDQQDVEEVMGSIINRLQAAIQPTSVDQKTGIQLENIMETFFVTTVNYTKKFDENKYQSEISFDRSITAFPAPDGPCSLYDALGRNFDQQILEESKLSRYTAIKTLPPVLHILIQRSQSMGSKNGNAVVIPETLYLDRYMDAPHESPVFRRRVEDWALSDRISDLRSQIAKVDSNPNYISYLERYSAGTLDTNEASGTTNAGQINGDAPEIVSAPEENWDFDGPVEEDFLLVTPSTSASSEQPTTHEPKALNIRETDSTIRQMMEAELQQREQTLKEHQGSLDGTPYRLHAVICHRGHLMSGHYWVWIHDFEESTWRWYNDADVKENKNTAEVLETLSTSGEPYFLCYVRDGDKDDYVNVPKRQPPTPPSEPQDTPASEMVTDKDGDIDAVAEVVAPVIEGIEPVNQGISPKRGNGSDETQRMQE, from the exons ATGACTGGCCATTACGACCTGAGATCGCAGGGCCAAGAGCCGAGCCCGTATGCGACCTTGCCAGGCACCTCACCAGCAGGCTTCGTGCAACATAACATGACGGCCATGAAATCCAACTTGGCACCCGGCAGGGAAATTGCTG GCTGCAATCCGAGCCGATGGGTTTACGAGCTGTTGAACAACAATTTCACCGTCTGCGACCTGTTCGAGCGAGCCCGACACGCCAAGCTGCAGAGCACATATACATGGGATCATCCTCACaagctggtgatgaatgGAAACCAAAGCTTCTCCACACCTTCGTCTCGGATACTGTCATCGATATGCCTCGACTGCCACTTCCACTTTGTCTTCAAGATGACCTGGGATGTAACCCACAACTATGGGCTGTGCGACCAAAACCAGTCGTCTTGGCCCCTCCGCGACAATCAATTTCCGTGGCATCACTTGGTATGGGTGGGATCTGCATCAGACCAAGACATAGCCCAAGATAATACCAAGCACTGCCCTCTGCTGGCCCGAGAGCACTTTGTATGCTCTGCTCCTCCATGCACCTTTCAGGTCACTCTGGAAGTCTCGGAACCGAGAATGCCACAGGCCTGGGTGAAGTTATTGTTGGACCGGGAGGCTATCTGCGAGCAGCTTAGGGTGgccaaagagcaagaaccAAGCCGATATGAAGGCGCAACCGACGAGTGGGCATATCAGGCCACCCTGAATTTGAACACGTATCTTAAGAACTTGCTAGAAAGCAGCCCAGAGGACGCAAGAAGCATATCAAAAAGGAATAAGCGGTTTGCCGTTCTATTCGGCCCCCGGTGCTTTGACATGTTTCGCCAGTTGGAATTCACGGAGAAAGTGGACGTCAGAGATGGCGTTGACGAAGGTTCCTTTacgccatcaccgcctcccCCTGCTGGTGGGCCGACCGGCGTGACTGAAATAGGAACCTATCGATCCTACTTGGAGGATGTGCGTGCCGAAGTGCAATGTCTGATTCACAAGGCAGGCCAGGCAGCAGAAAAGCCCACAATCATCACGCCAGTCTTGCACGCGGACTTGGGCTGCCAGGAAGTGCCAAATGCTGCAACCAATGCGTTGGTCAACGTTGAGCGGTATAAACTGATCGGAGTGCTTCCTAATCAATCCCGAGAAGCTGTAGTCAACGCTTATAAACGCCAATGGGACCTGTTACCCAACCGCAGAAGGGCCTTGGTGGACGCCATTATGGGCATTGCAAACGATACTGGCGACGAATTGCTTTCAGACTATGCCATTACTCAATCCTCGGTATTCGATAACCAAGCACACATACCCGCGACTAacgatgacgacggcctcgtTCCTCAAGCACTCAATTTCTTAAGTCTGCAGCCGCCCAACAACTACAGCGCGGATTCTTTGATTCAAGCATTCAGACAGAAGCTTGCGCGGGACCCGGCAGATGCTACGACGGCAAGATCTATGCTGCTCCTCATTGCTCAGAACTCTAACGACGATATATACCAAGCACAGTTGTTAATGGAGGCTGATGCGAAGATGTCCCTGGAAACTAGCAGAACAATCTTAGACCTCAAGAACACAGACGCACCTTGGGAAACTGTTTATGAAgcaacgaagaagaag ATTGAAGCAAGCAAGAGCAAAGAAGCCACACAAGTTTACCTAGACGCCTTAGAAGCAATTGCAGATCATACTTCTTCACCCGCACTCAAACAAGCCGCAATGGAACTTCGACAAGAAAATGGAATATATGGCGTCAAAGCTAAGGACGATAATGCACCAGTCAACTATGCCCTGCCGGTTGGGTTACACAATATTGGGAATACTTGCTATCTGAACAGTTTGTTGCAATATCTCTTTACAGTCAAGCCAGTTCGAGACATCGTCTTGAATTATGACGATGTCAAGCTGGCCCTTGACGACGAAAGCATTAAATCTCGActtcttggcggcaacaagatGCAGATGGATCGTGGCGAGGCTGTCGTCGCACAGGCGT TTGCAAAGGAGCTATCTGAGCTCTTCCAAAATCTCAAAGCCGCAAAACAATCCGCAACTAAACCATCTCAGCGCTTAGCTAATGCTGTGTTGTTATCAACACATACTCTGCTTCATAATCCCAAACAGTCATCTGAACAGCCCATCGGGCCGCAACCTCCACCTTTGCCTGCTCGGCCATCCCCAGCGCCACCAGCTCAGGCTGCGGAGGACGTTGACATGGCTAATGTCAGTGTAACAGATGTCCCAGATGTCTCAGAGATGGCCAGCACTTCTAGTTCGAGGACACTTGTCGACCAAGAGGACGCACGTTCGGATCATTCGTATGAGAAGGTAGAAACGGTCCAAGGCTCTGGTCAACCGGCTGGTGTTACGGATGTCACAACTAGCAAGGACAATAACACGCAGGAAGCGGACAAGTCCACCGAAATTCCTACACAAGCTAAAGACACAGAAGCAGCGATCGCTGTCCCCAAGGACGCTGTGGGGGGTAGCCAAGACGTAGATATGGCAGATGCAGTTGAGCCTGAAACTGTTGATCAGAAAGTTCTGAATGCTCTTGAGCATCAGAAGCGGTCATCCGGCACTGACCAGcaagacgttgaagaagTCATGGGCAGTATCATCAATCGCCTACAAGCTGCAATCCAGCCCACATCGGTGGACCAGAAGACCGGCATCCAGCTTGAAAATATTATGGAGACTTTTTTCGTGACGACAGTCAACTACACCAAGAAGTTTGACGAAAACAAATACCAGTCGGAAATCAGCTTCGATCGTTCCATCACCGCATTTCCCGCCCCGGATGGGCCATGTTCGCTATATGACGCACTGGGCCGCAACTTTGATCAGCAGATCCTGGAGGAGAGCAAGCTCTCGAGGTACACCGCTATCAAAACTCTGCCTCCGGTGTTGCACATTCTCATTCAGCGATCGCAGTCCATGGGAagcaagaatggcaacgCTGTCGTCATTCCAGAAACTCTTTACTTGGACAGATATATGGATGCTCCACACGAATCGCCAGTGTTTCGGCGGCGCGTGGAAGACTGGGCGTTGTCTGATCGTATATCTGACCTTAGGTCACAAATCGCAAAGGTTGACTCCAACCCGAATTATATATCATATCTGGAGAGGTATTCGGCGGGAACTCTAGACACAAATGAGGCGAGTGGAACAACAAACGCGGGCCAGATTAATGGCGACGCTCCAGAAATTGTTTCCGCTCCAGAAGAGAACTGGGACTTTGATGGTCCCGTGGAGGAAGATTTCCTGCTTGTGACCCCATCAACTTCAGCTAGTTCTGAGCAGCCTACAACTCACGAACCAAAGGCGTTAAATATCCGGGAAACCGATAGCACAATTCGTCAAATGATGGAAGCTGAGCTACAACAGCGAGAGCAGACTCTCAAAGAACACCAAGGGAGCCTCGATGGAACGCCATACCGTCTTCATGCCGTCATTTGCCATCGAGGACacttgatgtctggtcactATTGGGTATGGATACACGACTTTGAGGAGAGTACATGGAGATGGTACAATGATGCCGACGTCaaagagaacaagaacacTGCGGAAGTTCTCGAGACCCTCAGCACTAGCGGTGAACCGTACTTCTTGTGCTATGTCCGTGACGGAGACAAGGACGACTACGTCAATGTCCCAAAACGACAGCCGCCAACACCCCCCTCAGAACCACAGGATACCCCAGCATCGGAAATGGTGACGGACAAGGACGGAGATATTGACGCCGTTGCCGAAGTGGTTGCACCCGTGATCGAAGGAATCGAGCCAGTGAATCAAGGAATTAGCCCGAAGCGTGGCAACGGAAGTGACGAGACTCAAAGGATGCAGGAGTAG
- a CDS encoding GPR1/FUN34/yaaH family domain-containing protein → MSAPVHNNDVAAEQAYKEGHTNGHHHHGPANAGPGGTVPVPKPHQSMVSQVYDPQFFKIANPGPLGLISFALTTFVLGLYQCGAGLPNSNPLGDVGPDQAVFGLAVFFGGAAQFVAGIMEFRVGNTFGTTVHCSYGAFWLAFAMFLVPSLGIKEAYAGDARAYSFAVGIFLILWCFLTLLFFVAALRTNIAILVVLGLLVLAFFFLSIAQFISSSHMTAAVRVNRAGGVFSVLCALSAFYAGGAGLMTPATTWVRFPLGEFERAPAQTNPA, encoded by the exons ATGTCTGCCCCGGTTCATAACAACGACGTTGCTGCCGAGCAGGCTTACAAGGAGGGACATACGaatggccatcatcaccatgggcCTGCGAACGCTGGACCCGGGGGAACGGTGCCTGTGCCAAAACCTCACCAGTCGATGGTCTCTCAGGTGTATGATCCTCAATTCTTCAAGATTGCCAATCCTGGGCCATTGGGTCTGATTAGCTTCGCCCTTACTACCTTTGTGTTGGGACTGTACCAGTGCGGCGCTGG ATTACCCAATTCCAACCCCCTGGGAGACGTTGGCCCCGACCAAGCCGTCTTCGGACTGGCAgtcttctttggcggcgccGCCCAGTTCGTCGCGGGCATCATGGAATTCCGCGTCGGCAACACCTTTGGCACGACGGTGCACTGCTCCTACGGCGCCTTCTGGCTCGCCTTTGCCATGTTCCTCGTCCCGTCCCTGGGCATCAAGGAGGCGTATGCGGGTGACGCCCGCGCGTACAGCTTCGCCGTCGGCATCTTCTTGATCCTGTGGTGCTTCCTCACGCTGTTGTTCTTTGTGGCCGCGCTGCGAACCAACATTGCTattctggtggtgctgggcctgcttgtcttggccttcttcttcctgagCATCGCCCAGTTTATTTCGTCTTCGCACATGACGGCTGCGGTGAGGGTGAATCGTGCGGGCGGTGTGTTTTCCGTGTTGTGTGCTTTGTCTGCGTTTTATGCGGGCGGTGCTGGGCTCATGACGCCGGCTACGACTTGGGTTCGGTTTCCGTTGGGTGAGTTTGAGAGAGCGCCTGCTCAGACGAATCCTGCGTAA